In the genome of Bacillota bacterium, the window AGAAGTTGACCTGGAAGATTTGGAAGAACCGGTATATTTCATGACAGATGATGATTTTACCAGAGGACTTAACCAGGTATCACTTCTGGGGAAACCTTATAATTCCGTTATCCAACCCAATCATATAGAAACAGTTATCACAACTCTCCCTACTGGAGATACAGATCAAAAAGAAATTTGGAAATATTCCCGTTACTTCGATAACCCGCAGTTCTGGAGCAATCCAGGTTGTGAAGATAAAACCACCAGCCAGGGTAATCCAACTCCGGTATCTGAAGAAATTAATTGCCAGGTTTGTATTACAACTGTAAAAACAAGGCCTGTACCTGATGAAATTGAAATGTACAATATTACCAAAGACCCTTTGGAAATGAGAAACTTGGCTCACCCCGATTTTGCTACTCCTGAATCACGGGAAGTTCAGTTAGTACTTGCTAAACTTTTAGAAGAACAGTGTCGTCAGAAACGTTTATACCCTAGCAGTGGAAATGTCCCCGGTAAGCCATCATGCCCAACCTGTACTCCTGACTATAAAGTATAAAGGCACAAACTAGTGGAGCCCGCGAAATTTTGTAGCGCTGGATTGGTTGTCCCGGCTTGTTACCCATATTCAACAGGGGAGAATAACTTGTTCGGTATTACGGTTATCGATTTAAACAAGTCATTTTTTTTGGGGTATCGGACTCTCAAGCAAAGCTTTGCTTGGGAGTGAAAAATCATGTGGACGCAGGTGTGAAATATAAAGGAAAAATTTGTAACATTTGGTAAGCCCCGAACGTATAATGTAAAAAAATTAAAAAGGGGGATTTTTACCAAAATGCCATCAACTAACGGGAAAAACTGCGATAATAAAGTAAATATTAGTAGTACGGACGAGGTAGATGTTAACTTTGAGTGTAATTCAACGTGCTCGCCCGACGTAAATTCAAATTCAATATCCCGCCAGGCGGCGTCCCGCCAACAGGTACCTGAAAGTAGTGCAATTTGTGAAAACCAGGTGAACATTGATTCAACAGACATGGTAAAGATAAATTTTAATTGTGGCCAAGTTTGTCCATCTACACAGTGTCCACCGGTAGTTTGCCCACCAACATTACCTCCTGAGGGGGCTTGTATTCCTTTGGCCACCGGCCATAAACCTAAACAAAGCATACAAGCTAAACTAACTCCACTACTTGAGAATAATAGTATACCGAGTGTTCTGGCTACTTCTTTCTTCCAGTTGGCCCGCCGGTTTCTACAGGGTGTCACCCCGGCAAACAACCTGGAAGAGGAAGCTTTTAAAATCCTCCAAAACCAATCTCCTGAATTGCGGCAGGTCATAGGCTGTGCAGTAGAATCATTTGACGCTCTACGCCCGTCTCTGCAGGGACGCCTTATAGCTCCCGGGTTTGGTGGGGAGCAGCCGGTTACTGTTGAAGCTTTGGCTCAAGCTGTTTCCAACGAGCTCTTACAAAGAGTTAGCGAACAGACCTTTGATAATACTGAATGCCTTATGGAGGAACGTCCCGGTCTTCCGAGACCGACTCCGGGGATTGAGCCCAATGAAGTTTTCCTAACCCCGGTAATCTGCAGCGTAAATGGTTTTCGTACTAACAGCTTTGTGCCTCCTTTATCCATCGGTGAATATAGGCCTGATGAATTGCAGCAAGCATGTACCCTGGATGAAGGATTTCAACTTAATTGCCAGGTGCTCCAAGAACCAGACTGCCCCGGAAATTCCGTGAGTGAAACCTGTTTACGTGTGCCGGCAGTCTCCTCAGGGGAAGCGGTAATGCTGCAGGGCTTCAACTTTTTTAACACCGATGCCATGGTTCAAATTCGTCAGGTTGGTGGTACGGTTACACGTGATGTGGAGGCTCATGTATGTGGAGATGTAACCACTCCTCTTACTGAAACGGTAACTATTATTGATGACCAGCAGCAAGAACAGGTAATAGCTGACTGTAGAGTGCAGGACAAACTTACTTTTAAAGTCCCAGAAAATATTCCTGACGGAATTTATAGCATTCAAGTTATCGTACCCAATAACACAGACATTCCCGGAGCGTTCTTTGATGAATATGTATCACTGGTACCGCAGTTTATACAGGTTCTGGTTGCACCGGATGTCAATTTTCAACTCGCCAGCGAAAGGTTGGATATACCCAGTGAAACAGATCCTGAGTTCTTTGGCTCCGATGAAGTTGCTATCAGAGTCGTAACAGTTCCTGTTGGGCCTGATCTAACTCCCGGCGAAATGAACACAACTGGTTTTAGATTTGGAGACGTGGATTCAGGAGAGCACCGCGATATGTCCCGGGTTCTCTTTCAGGGTAGGGCAGGAGATATAGCAGGCGCAACTTTGACAATAGTTGGGTTTGAGGTTGACGACGAAGATGCTTTCCAACAACAAATTCAGGATTTTGAAGATGCATTCGCGCTTATCATCAAAAGCGAGTGGGATGCAATAGCTGGAGCTCTTGGGGGGCTTGGTGCAGGGGTGGCAGCGGCTTTAGGTCTTGGTGCCGCCTGGGCGTCTGCAATTGCTGCCGCAGTTACGCTGGCATTTAATTTCTTCGTTGCATTGTGGGCTCCGGCAGACCTTATCATCGAGGACTTTGACGGGTTTACTACATTGGATCTGGCCAATTTGACTAGTGCAACCTCCCCGCCTCCGGCAGTTGAGGAATTCACCTCTACCGGTGGTATTGAGGTAACCATTGAACCAGTTAGTAAAAATGTTCAATACAGGGAAATGCGCGATTACCATAGCGAAGCAGAAGATAGTCGTTACCAAATAATCCTTCGCTATAATCGCTTTTAATATACCCCCCAGGAAGTTGCCATTGTATCTTAGAACTGCACTAAGGGCAAAGAATGAAGATGGTTATAAACCGCCAATGACTCCAGCTATTATTCCTCTATATGTTCTATCCATAAAATGCACCTAAGAACCTTTCTTTTAGATGGGATCTAATTAGCCCATAACTGTGAACTCGCTTTAGGCAACCTTTGTAATGTCTCTTTATTCACTATAAGGTTGCTTTTTAGTTGCCTTATAATAAAGGGCTCGCAGCCGTGTTTCCAGAGTACTACTAATTGAGCATTTTTTTATTTTCAAATTCTTCCTTGAAAGAAAGGAGCTTTTTGCTGTCTTCAATTCTCTTTTGACGCATATCCTCTTGGATTTGTCTGGTTTCTTCAATGCCTTTGACAATTGTTTGCCATGATTTCTGCAGTGTTTCCACACTGACAAAACTACCGGAAGCCAGTTGTGCTGTCATTTTGGATTGCAGAGCCGTATTTTCAGCATTTCTCAAAAGGAGTTCGTTGGTTTTTTCATCTAGTGCTTGCATAGCCTTAGCTTGTACAGCTTGTCTTTTTAACATGATAGATTGAATTAGGCACTGCTTAAATATGGGCAGTGTGATGATGAAGGCGGAATTAATTTTTCTAATTAAATTATAGTTACCGTTTTCAATGGACTTAATGCTGGGCATAGTTTGAATGGCAATATTTTCAGCTAATTTGAGATCATGAACCCGTTGCTCCATCATTTCCAACATCCTGCCTGCATTATTTGCTGCCACCTGGTCAAGCTGGTTACCACTGGCTTCAGCCTTACTTTGCATCTGTGGAATGATATTGTTTCTCATTTCATTAATTGCCAGTTCCCCGGCGTAAATATATTGCTCCAGCTGTTCGTAATATTCCAGGTTTTTAACGAACATCTCTTCCAGTTCGGTATTTGTCCCGTTAATTTCAGACTCGTATTGTTTTAAGGTGACATAGATTTTATCTACTTCATCACCCATAGTGTGGTATTTTTTAAATAGTGCCTCAATAGAGTCTTTCGCCTTGTTGAATAGTTTGCCCAAGAAACCCTGTTTTTTTTCCTCGAAGTCCTTAATGTCAAACTTGTCCATTATTTGGTTAAGCTGCATCAGCATATCACCTGAGTCCTCAACTTTGGTGGTCTCCATGCTGTGCAGAATTTTATCGGAAAACCTTGCTATTTCCTCAGTAACATTTGCTCCAAAGGTCATAATGGTATTGGCATTATCAAGATCAATTTGCTCTAAAATATTATCCACTTCAGGAGATTTTTCCACTTTTGCTGCAACTTCCTGTTTTTGTTTCTCCAAATCAAAAGAAACTTCCTCTACCGCCTGTTCAGTTTGCCTCTCAGACTTGGTAATTTTCAATGAAATTTCCTCCTTATTTTTTCTGAAACATTATTTAAGAAAGCACTAAGTTTATTCTCTTCGGTTTGTATATCAGTGAAGTCCGGTGTTTGTAAATCCAGTTGCACTGCCGGCAGTTGGTGGACATCCAGTAGTTCTTTTTTTAGTTTAAGCTCAATATTATTGTAGTTGGTTGGTGTGAAAATGGCAATGTCTATTCCGACCAGGTTAAGAAAAGCAATAATTATTGCGTCTTCATCACTGAAAATATTTTTGGTTCCGTCATAAATTACTAGTTTGGGCACTTCCGCAGGGAAGTCAAAGGTTTCTATTAGCCGTAATATGGATTCATCCATGGTTAAGATGGTCATTAATATTTTTAATCTCAGTTCCTTATCATTGTTATCAAGGAAAACATTTGCATTAATTAGCTCGTTGGTCTTATTGATGATAAATTCTTGCAAGGATGTTCTTAAATAACTAAAGTTGTAAAATTTACTTCTAAAGAGCTTTTCTTTATCTATCAGTCCGGAATTGTTGAATAAAAAAGCTGATGCATATAAATCGCGCTTGCTGTATTTTACTTTCGTGAATGGAACAGTTGTCATTGCGTAAGTGTGCTTAGCAGCTAAAAACTGTCCATAATCATGCCAGTACTGTGACAATTCTTTATGTGTACCTTTTATTTTGGCCAAGAGGTTAGGTACATAAACACAGTTGTCAACTA includes:
- a CDS encoding toxic anion resistance protein translates to MKITKSERQTEQAVEEVSFDLEKQKQEVAAKVEKSPEVDNILEQIDLDNANTIMTFGANVTEEIARFSDKILHSMETTKVEDSGDMLMQLNQIMDKFDIKDFEEKKQGFLGKLFNKAKDSIEALFKKYHTMGDEVDKIYVTLKQYESEINGTNTELEEMFVKNLEYYEQLEQYIYAGELAINEMRNNIIPQMQSKAEASGNQLDQVAANNAGRMLEMMEQRVHDLKLAENIAIQTMPSIKSIENGNYNLIRKINSAFIITLPIFKQCLIQSIMLKRQAVQAKAMQALDEKTNELLLRNAENTALQSKMTAQLASGSFVSVETLQKSWQTIVKGIEETRQIQEDMRQKRIEDSKKLLSFKEEFENKKMLN